Proteins found in one Vulpes vulpes isolate BD-2025 chromosome 13, VulVul3, whole genome shotgun sequence genomic segment:
- the IMPA2 gene encoding inositol monophosphatase 2 isoform X2, which translates to MLPVIWRIIRKALSEEKRVSTKTSAADLVTETDHLVEGLIISELQKRFPSHRFIAEESAAAGAKCVLTPSPTWIVDPIDGTCNFVHRFPTVAVSIGFAVNQELEFGVIYHCTEERLYTGRRGRGAFCNGQRLRVSGETDISKALVLTEIGPKRDPATLKLFLSNMERLLHAKAHGVRVIGSSTLALCHLASGAADAYYQFGLHCWDLAAATVIIREAGGIVMDTSGGPLDLMSCRVVAAGTREMATLIAQALQTINYGRDDEK; encoded by the exons ATCATCAGAAAAGCCCTTTCTGAGGAAAAACGCGTCTCAACAAAAACATCAGCTGCTGACCTCGTGACAGAAACAGATCACCTCGTGGAGGGTTTAATTATTTCTGAGCTGCAGAAGAGGTTTCCTTCACACAG GTTCATTGCAGAAGAATCTGCAGCCGCTGGAGCCAAGTGCGtgctcacccccagccccacctggaTCGTCGACCCCATTGATGGCACCTGCAACTTTGTGCACAG ATTTCCCACTGTGGCAGTAAGCATTGGATTTGCTGTAAACCAAGAG CTTGAATTTGGAGTGATTTACCACTGCACGGAGGAGCGGCTGTACACAGGCCGGAGGGGCCGGGGCGCCTTCTGCAATGGCCAGAGACTCCGGGTCTCTGGGGAGACAG ATATCTCCAAGGCCTTGGTTCTAACGGAAATTGGCCCCAAACGTGACCCAGCCACTCTGAAATTGTTCCTCAGCAACATGGAGAGGTTACTGCATGCCAAAGCTCATGG ggTCCGAGTGATCGGGAGCTCCACCTTGGCGCTCTGCCACCTGGCCTCGGGGGCCGCGGATGCCTATTACCAGTTTGGCCTGCACTGCTGGGACCTGGCTGCTGCCACAGTCATCATTAGAGAAGCAGGCGGCATTGTGATGGATACCTCGG GCGGACCTCTCGACCTCATGTCTTGCAGAGTGGTTGCTGCGGGCACCCGAGAAATGGCGACACTCATAGCTCAGGCCTTGCAAACAATTAACTATGGGCGGGATGATGAGAAGTGA